Proteins from a single region of Bradyrhizobium diazoefficiens:
- a CDS encoding cation-efflux pump: MSGQHDKTSVAAISILASGGMAAAKFVVGIAIGSLALISEALHSSIDLVATIITWAVVRVSDRPADDEHHYGHGKLESISALGVTALLYVLAGGILVQSYSHLREGTPPPTISAVPFVVLVIDIVVNLWRARALHRAARETRSEALAADALHFASDVMGSCAVIIGLILAAFGFWWGDAAAAAAVAVMIAALGLRMASSTVQTLVDRAPEGALEKATTAIRSVPGVIDVERLRVRMVGPTTFIDSTVKVPRTYPIDRVESIKRDAQAAVTKAFGDADLTFAAVPVARDNETVRDRIMVIARNSGLAIHHVTVHDLGAKLIVGIDLEVDANMQLEAAHDVANTLERNIQEEFGPDVEVDVHIEPLEPELPFGVDAAPDRVQTIAAALTEYAAGGEIHDIHNVRVRNTDAGEIVNFHCRATPSMSVIKVHEHVDAIERRLRRAFPSVKRVISHAEPPRA; encoded by the coding sequence ATGAGCGGACAACACGACAAGACATCGGTGGCGGCGATCTCGATCCTCGCCAGCGGCGGCATGGCAGCGGCCAAATTCGTGGTCGGCATCGCGATCGGATCGCTGGCGTTGATCTCCGAGGCGCTGCACTCCTCGATCGACCTGGTCGCGACCATCATCACCTGGGCGGTGGTGCGGGTCTCCGACAGGCCGGCCGATGACGAGCATCATTACGGCCACGGCAAGCTCGAGAGCATCTCCGCGCTCGGCGTCACCGCGCTGCTCTATGTGCTCGCCGGCGGCATCCTGGTTCAGTCCTACAGCCATCTTCGCGAGGGAACCCCGCCGCCGACTATCTCGGCCGTGCCGTTCGTCGTGCTGGTAATCGACATCGTGGTCAATCTCTGGCGCGCCCGCGCGCTGCACCGCGCCGCGCGGGAGACCCGGAGCGAGGCGCTCGCTGCGGACGCACTACACTTTGCTTCAGACGTGATGGGCTCGTGTGCCGTGATCATCGGCCTGATTCTCGCGGCGTTCGGCTTCTGGTGGGGTGACGCGGCGGCCGCCGCTGCGGTCGCCGTGATGATCGCGGCTCTGGGCCTGCGGATGGCAAGCTCCACAGTGCAGACGCTGGTCGACCGCGCGCCGGAGGGGGCGCTGGAGAAGGCGACCACCGCGATCCGCAGCGTGCCCGGCGTGATCGACGTCGAGCGTCTGCGCGTGCGCATGGTCGGGCCGACCACATTCATCGACAGCACCGTCAAGGTGCCGCGGACCTATCCGATCGACCGCGTCGAGAGCATCAAGCGCGACGCGCAAGCCGCCGTTACCAAGGCCTTCGGCGATGCCGACCTCACCTTTGCCGCAGTGCCCGTCGCGCGCGACAACGAAACCGTGCGCGACCGCATCATGGTGATCGCGCGCAATTCAGGGCTCGCCATCCACCATGTCACGGTACACGATCTCGGCGCCAAGCTGATCGTCGGCATCGACCTCGAGGTCGATGCCAACATGCAGCTCGAAGCGGCCCATGACGTCGCCAACACGCTGGAGCGGAACATCCAGGAGGAGTTCGGCCCGGACGTCGAGGTCGACGTCCATATCGAGCCGCTGGAACCGGAACTGCCGTTCGGCGTCGATGCGGCGCCGGACCGGGTGCAGACCATCGCGGCCGCGCTCACCGAATATGCCGCCGGCGGCGAGATCCACGACATCCATAATGTCCGTGTCCGCAACACCGATGCCGGCGAGATCGTCAATTTCCATTGCCGCGCCACGCCGTCGATGAGCGTGATCAAGGTGCACGAGCATGTCGACGCCATCGAGCGCCGGCTGCGTCGCGCATTCCCGAGCGTGAAGCGCGTCATCAGCCACGCCGAACCGCCGCGCGCGTGA
- a CDS encoding zinc-binding dehydrogenase: MKAYVYGPDGARISDVPQPKPEGTQVLVRVRACGLNRADTGMRRGHAHGAAGGTGTVLGMEWAGEVAELGPDAKGLEVGDRIMGSGGAAFAEYTLADHGRLFRAPSNMNFEEAATLPVALATMHNAVVTIGGVQPGQAVLIQGASSGVGLMAMQIARLKGAKLVIGSSTDAYRRGRLKEYGADLAVDSSDPKWVEEVLKATGGEGVDLIVDQVSGKVANQNLAATKILGRIVNVGRLGGTHADFNFDLHAARRISYIGVTFRTRTIEEVRKIFEEVRKDIWGAVEARKLQLPIDKVYAFDDIDKAFEHMEANKHFGKIVVTVP; this comes from the coding sequence ATGAAGGCTTATGTCTACGGCCCTGATGGCGCTCGGATTTCCGACGTCCCTCAACCAAAGCCTGAGGGAACGCAAGTGCTGGTGCGGGTGCGCGCCTGCGGCCTCAATCGCGCCGACACCGGCATGCGTAGGGGCCACGCCCATGGCGCCGCCGGCGGGACCGGCACCGTGCTCGGAATGGAATGGGCCGGCGAAGTCGCCGAGCTCGGGCCGGACGCGAAGGGCTTGGAGGTCGGCGACCGCATCATGGGCTCGGGCGGCGCGGCCTTTGCGGAGTACACGCTGGCCGATCATGGCCGGTTGTTCCGCGCGCCTTCGAACATGAACTTCGAGGAGGCCGCCACCCTCCCCGTCGCGCTCGCGACCATGCACAACGCTGTCGTCACAATCGGCGGCGTGCAGCCCGGGCAAGCCGTTCTGATCCAGGGCGCGAGTTCCGGCGTCGGCCTGATGGCGATGCAGATCGCCAGGCTCAAGGGCGCCAAGCTCGTGATCGGCTCGTCGACCGATGCCTATCGCCGCGGCCGACTGAAGGAGTACGGCGCCGACCTCGCGGTCGATTCCTCCGACCCGAAATGGGTCGAGGAGGTGCTGAAGGCGACCGGCGGCGAAGGCGTCGACCTCATCGTGGACCAGGTCTCCGGCAAGGTCGCCAACCAGAACCTCGCCGCGACCAAAATCCTGGGCCGCATCGTCAATGTCGGCCGGCTCGGCGGCACCCACGCCGACTTCAACTTCGACCTGCATGCCGCCCGGCGCATCAGCTATATCGGCGTCACCTTTCGCACCCGCACCATCGAGGAGGTCCGCAAGATTTTTGAGGAGGTCAGGAAGGACATCTGGGGCGCGGTCGAGGCGCGCAAGCTCCAGCTGCCGATCGACAAGGTCTATGCGTTCGACGACATCGACAAGGCATTCGAGCACATGGAGGCGAACAAGCATTTCGGGAAGATCGTGGTGACGGTGCCGTAA
- a CDS encoding fumarylacetoacetate hydrolase family protein, protein MMSTGTKKWLRFRQAGTSGFGTLTASGISVHEGEMFGRHAATGKTLALSEVELLAPCAPSKIVALWNNFHALAAKLNQPEPPEPLYLLKATTTITTPGAVIRRPSYYDGKTTYEGELGIVIGKTCARVSPDEADSFIFGYTCVNDITANDILTSDPTFPQWARAKGIDDYGPFGPVITTGLDPAKLTVRTILNGAERQNYPISDMIFSAQQLVSKISHDMTLLPGDLIAVGTSVGVGVMKEPVNTVTVAIDGIGELTNEFRL, encoded by the coding sequence ATGATGAGCACCGGGACGAAAAAATGGCTCCGCTTCCGCCAGGCCGGCACCAGTGGTTTCGGCACGCTGACCGCATCCGGCATCAGCGTCCACGAGGGCGAGATGTTCGGGCGCCATGCCGCGACAGGCAAGACGCTGGCGCTGTCGGAGGTCGAGCTGCTTGCACCCTGCGCGCCCAGCAAAATCGTCGCGCTGTGGAATAATTTTCACGCGCTCGCGGCCAAGCTGAACCAGCCCGAGCCGCCGGAGCCGCTCTATCTGCTCAAGGCCACCACCACGATCACGACGCCCGGCGCCGTGATCCGCCGTCCCTCATATTACGACGGCAAGACGACCTATGAGGGCGAGCTTGGCATCGTCATCGGCAAGACCTGCGCCCGCGTCTCGCCTGATGAGGCCGACAGCTTCATCTTCGGCTACACCTGCGTCAATGACATCACCGCCAACGACATCCTGACCAGCGACCCCACCTTCCCGCAATGGGCCCGCGCCAAGGGCATCGACGATTACGGCCCGTTCGGCCCCGTCATCACGACCGGCCTCGATCCGGCCAAGCTCACCGTGCGCACCATCCTCAACGGCGCGGAGCGGCAGAACTACCCGATCTCCGACATGATCTTCAGTGCGCAGCAACTCGTCAGCAAGATCTCGCACGACATGACCCTGCTTCCCGGCGACCTCATCGCGGTGGGCACCTCGGTCGGCGTCGGCGTGATGAAGGAGCCGGTAAACACGGTGACGGTGGCGATCGACGGCATCGGCGAGCTGACGAACGAGTTTCGGCTGTAA
- the fetB gene encoding iron export ABC transporter permease subunit FetB — MSYIQLGYNDLILPALLVVMNGALSLALHLKLERQLALASVRMVVQLVLVGYVLTFLFAAVSPFWTALAAFIMVLFASREIVVRQKRRLLGLWTYGLGAGCTLLSAGTVTMFSLLTQLRPEPWYHPRYALPLLGMILGNTMTGVSLGLDVLVNGVMRERAAVESCLALGGTRYQALLPVIRDALRSGFMPTINGMAAIGLVSLPGMMTGQILAGVEPVDAVKYQLLIMFLIAGGTGLGTLAAVLGGGRLLTDHRHRLRLDRIASEKLP, encoded by the coding sequence TTGAGCTATATCCAGCTCGGTTACAACGACCTGATCCTGCCTGCGCTTCTCGTGGTCATGAACGGCGCACTCTCCCTTGCGCTGCACCTCAAGCTCGAGCGGCAACTTGCGCTGGCAAGCGTGCGAATGGTGGTTCAGCTTGTGCTCGTCGGTTATGTGCTGACCTTTCTGTTCGCTGCGGTCTCCCCCTTCTGGACTGCGCTCGCGGCCTTTATCATGGTTCTGTTCGCATCGCGCGAGATCGTCGTCCGTCAAAAGCGACGATTGCTGGGTCTTTGGACTTACGGCTTGGGCGCAGGGTGCACCTTGCTCTCTGCCGGTACCGTCACGATGTTTTCACTTCTCACGCAGCTACGTCCTGAACCCTGGTATCATCCGCGCTACGCTCTGCCGCTGTTGGGAATGATCCTGGGCAACACCATGACTGGTGTGAGCCTGGGCTTGGACGTGCTCGTCAATGGGGTGATGCGCGAACGAGCTGCGGTGGAATCCTGCCTTGCGCTGGGAGGCACGCGTTATCAGGCTCTCCTCCCCGTTATCCGCGACGCGCTGCGAAGCGGCTTTATGCCGACCATCAACGGCATGGCGGCAATTGGTCTCGTCTCTCTGCCCGGGATGATGACCGGGCAGATTCTCGCGGGCGTCGAACCGGTCGACGCCGTCAAATATCAGCTACTCATCATGTTTCTGATTGCGGGCGGAACGGGCCTGGGAACGCTTGCAGCCGTCCTCGGCGGTGGACGTCTGCTCACGGACCATCGGCATCGCTTGCGTCTGGATCGGATCGCCAGCGAAAAATTGCCGTAA
- a CDS encoding nitronate monooxygenase family protein, whose translation MLQTRFTKLVGVEHPIVQGGMQWVGRAELVAAVANAGALGFITALTQPTPEDLTREIARCRDLTDKPFGVNLTILPAIKPPPYAEYRAAIIESGITVVETAGNKPQEHVDEFKKHGIKVVHKCTSVRHALSAERMGVDAISIDGFECAGHPGEDDTPGLILIPAAANKVKIPMIASGGFADARGLVAALALGADGINMGTRFMATKESPIHQAIKEKIVANDERETELIFRTMRNTSRVARNEISTKVVAMEKEGAKFEDIRELVAGARGKMVYATGNSDEGIWSAGQVQGLIQDIPSCGELISRIVQEAEAIIRNRLEGMIAQPNAQAAE comes from the coding sequence ATGCTGCAAACACGGTTCACCAAGCTCGTCGGCGTCGAGCACCCGATCGTGCAGGGCGGCATGCAGTGGGTCGGACGCGCGGAGCTGGTTGCGGCCGTTGCGAACGCCGGCGCGCTCGGCTTCATCACCGCGCTGACCCAGCCGACGCCTGAGGACCTGACCAGGGAGATCGCGCGCTGCCGTGACCTCACCGACAAGCCCTTTGGCGTCAATCTCACGATCCTGCCCGCGATCAAGCCGCCGCCCTACGCCGAATACCGCGCCGCCATCATCGAGAGCGGCATCACGGTGGTCGAGACCGCCGGCAACAAGCCGCAGGAGCATGTCGACGAGTTCAAAAAGCACGGCATCAAGGTCGTGCACAAATGCACCAGCGTCCGCCACGCGCTATCGGCCGAGCGCATGGGCGTCGACGCCATCTCGATCGACGGGTTTGAATGCGCCGGCCATCCCGGCGAGGACGACACCCCCGGCCTGATCCTGATCCCGGCTGCCGCCAACAAGGTCAAGATCCCGATGATCGCCTCTGGCGGCTTTGCCGACGCCCGTGGCCTCGTCGCGGCGCTGGCGCTGGGCGCCGACGGCATCAACATGGGCACGCGCTTCATGGCGACAAAGGAAAGCCCGATCCACCAGGCCATCAAGGAGAAGATCGTCGCCAATGACGAGCGCGAGACCGAGCTGATCTTCCGCACCATGCGCAACACCTCGCGCGTCGCCAGGAACGAGATCTCGACCAAGGTCGTCGCAATGGAAAAAGAAGGCGCCAAGTTCGAGGACATCCGCGAGCTCGTCGCCGGCGCCCGCGGCAAAATGGTCTACGCGACCGGCAATTCCGACGAAGGCATCTGGTCGGCCGGTCAGGTGCAGGGCCTGATCCAGGACATCCCGAGCTGCGGCGAGCTCATCTCCCGCATCGTGCAGGAAGCGGAAGCTATCATCAGGAACAGGCTCGAAGGCATGATCGCTCAACCAAACGCGCAAGCCGCCGAATAA
- a CDS encoding 2-dehydropantoate 2-reductase has protein sequence MKICIYGAGAIGGYLGVQLARAGANVSLIARGAHLAAMRERGLTLLAGEEKHTVHPRCTDNAAELGVQDYVIVTLKAHSITGVIEKMQPLLGPHTRIVTAVNGIPYWYFHKHGGEYENSTLESIDPGGRQWRELGAERAIGCIVYPATEIEAPGVIRHVYGNNFPLGEPSGEITDDVQRLADLFVAAGLKAPVLDRIRDEIWLKLWGNVCFNPISALTHATLDVICTDPATRALSRAIMMETQAIAETFGVKFRVDIERRIEGARKVGAHKTSMLQDLERGRPMEIDPLVTVVQEMGRLTKVPTPALDSVLAMVTQRARIAGLYDGASAPSYPRALAVA, from the coding sequence ATGAAAATCTGCATCTACGGCGCCGGCGCGATCGGCGGATATCTCGGCGTGCAGCTGGCGCGCGCAGGCGCTAACGTCAGCCTGATCGCGCGCGGCGCGCACCTTGCCGCGATGCGCGAGCGCGGCCTGACGCTGCTCGCCGGCGAGGAAAAGCACACCGTCCATCCCCGCTGCACAGACAACGCGGCCGAGCTCGGCGTGCAGGACTACGTCATCGTCACGCTGAAGGCGCATTCGATCACCGGCGTGATCGAAAAGATGCAGCCGCTGCTCGGGCCCCATACCCGCATCGTCACCGCGGTCAACGGCATTCCCTATTGGTACTTCCACAAGCACGGCGGCGAGTATGAGAATTCGACGCTGGAGAGCATCGATCCGGGCGGACGGCAATGGCGCGAGCTGGGTGCCGAACGCGCCATTGGCTGCATCGTCTATCCCGCGACCGAGATCGAGGCGCCGGGCGTGATCCGCCACGTCTACGGCAATAATTTTCCGCTCGGCGAGCCCTCCGGCGAGATCACTGATGACGTGCAGCGCCTTGCCGACCTCTTCGTCGCGGCCGGTCTGAAGGCACCCGTGCTCGATCGCATCCGCGACGAGATCTGGCTCAAGCTCTGGGGCAATGTCTGCTTCAACCCGATCAGCGCGCTGACGCACGCGACCCTCGACGTGATCTGCACCGATCCAGCCACGCGCGCGCTGTCACGTGCGATCATGATGGAGACGCAAGCCATCGCCGAGACCTTCGGGGTCAAGTTCCGTGTCGATATCGAGCGCCGCATCGAGGGCGCCCGCAAGGTCGGCGCACACAAGACCTCGATGCTGCAGGATCTCGAGCGCGGCCGCCCGATGGAGATCGACCCGCTCGTCACCGTAGTGCAGGAGATGGGCCGCTTGACCAAGGTCCCCACGCCCGCGCTCGACTCGGTGCTGGCGATGGTTACCCAGCGCGCCCGCATCGCCGGCCTCTATGACGGCGCCTCCGCGCCGTCATATCCTCGCGCACTGGCGGTGGCATGA
- a CDS encoding DUF3182 family protein encodes MYTHEKITLFEVAKSIAHLSGYPFAGEYDPEVHVAARLFFVPSDTLMLDEARDLGIHSARQLYGAVVPYPFVKTKAITHCLIDRHAARRQGWSLAFANSVQDAVLPGYTAFSADDAKLAAKRLLAVGPVRLKEPLGDGGHGQTVIRSINQLEAYLENSPAENLPSHGLVLEADLRRAETRSVGCTLIGNRSIAYHGTQCSVTNNHGLLVYGGSHLICVRGGWSALENLPMEPEARLAVNQARIYDRNATKYQGFLASRRNYDVGQGTDGRGQWRSGVFEASWRSGGASTAELAALGAFADDPSLQVVQTTSVKHYGTPRKIPAGAAIHFQGDDPEDGPLLRYTTAARALRQAP; translated from the coding sequence ATGTACACCCACGAGAAAATCACGCTGTTCGAGGTGGCCAAGAGCATCGCTCACCTTAGTGGCTATCCTTTCGCGGGTGAATACGATCCGGAGGTGCATGTGGCCGCCCGCCTCTTTTTCGTTCCCAGCGACACGCTCATGCTGGATGAGGCGCGGGATCTCGGAATTCATTCTGCGCGTCAGCTTTATGGCGCAGTGGTGCCATATCCCTTCGTCAAGACCAAAGCCATCACGCATTGCCTCATAGACAGGCATGCGGCCCGGCGGCAAGGCTGGTCACTTGCGTTCGCAAATAGCGTCCAGGATGCAGTCCTGCCGGGCTATACGGCCTTTAGCGCTGACGATGCAAAATTGGCCGCCAAGCGGCTGCTGGCAGTGGGCCCGGTTCGCCTAAAGGAGCCATTGGGTGACGGCGGTCACGGGCAAACGGTCATCAGGAGCATCAATCAACTGGAAGCTTATCTGGAGAATTCTCCAGCTGAGAATCTCCCGTCTCATGGGCTGGTGCTCGAAGCCGACTTGCGCCGCGCCGAAACTCGAAGCGTCGGTTGCACGCTGATCGGCAACCGGTCGATCGCCTATCACGGCACGCAGTGCTCGGTTACCAATAATCACGGACTTCTGGTCTACGGCGGCTCGCATCTCATTTGCGTTCGCGGCGGCTGGTCGGCACTCGAAAATCTCCCGATGGAACCAGAAGCGAGGCTCGCTGTAAATCAAGCTCGAATATACGATCGCAATGCTACCAAATATCAGGGCTTCTTGGCCTCACGTCGTAACTACGATGTCGGGCAAGGCACTGACGGGCGCGGACAGTGGCGATCAGGAGTGTTTGAGGCGTCCTGGCGCTCGGGAGGCGCGAGCACCGCGGAGCTCGCCGCGCTGGGCGCGTTTGCGGATGACCCAAGCTTACAGGTGGTCCAAACGACGTCCGTGAAGCACTACGGAACCCCGCGTAAAATCCCGGCTGGCGCAGCGATTCATTTCCAAGGCGATGATCCGGAGGACGGCCCGTTACTCAGATATACGACAGCGGCACGAGCGCTGCGCCAGGCGCCGTAA
- a CDS encoding ATP-binding cassette domain-containing protein, protein MLTINALKRLHVSVSFELADGQCIALQGPSGVGKSLLLRAIADLDPSEGSVELDGMPREAMPAPAWRKQVTYVAAESGWWSDTVQEHFTEWDQAVMLAKQLGLPSSCGTWPIRRLSTGEKQRLGLVRALLLHSRVLLLDEPTSALDAAASASVEAIVAERVSTGTSVVWSTHDSAQARRVGSRLFMMSNGRIEEHLP, encoded by the coding sequence ATGCTCACGATCAACGCCCTGAAGCGCCTGCATGTATCGGTTTCATTTGAGTTGGCCGATGGACAATGTATCGCGCTGCAGGGCCCGTCGGGCGTCGGCAAGAGTTTGCTGCTTCGCGCTATTGCCGATCTTGATCCGAGTGAAGGCTCCGTCGAGTTGGACGGGATGCCGCGGGAAGCTATGCCGGCGCCCGCTTGGCGGAAGCAGGTGACCTACGTCGCCGCCGAGTCAGGCTGGTGGTCAGATACAGTGCAGGAGCACTTTACGGAATGGGATCAGGCGGTAATGCTGGCGAAACAACTGGGGCTGCCGTCGAGCTGCGGGACTTGGCCGATCCGCAGACTCTCCACCGGCGAGAAGCAGCGGCTCGGGCTTGTGCGGGCTCTTCTGCTGCATTCGCGCGTGCTTTTGTTGGATGAACCCACGTCGGCGCTCGATGCGGCAGCGTCCGCCTCCGTCGAAGCCATCGTTGCCGAGCGTGTATCCACCGGCACCAGTGTCGTGTGGAGCACTCACGACAGCGCCCAGGCGCGCCGGGTCGGGTCCCGTTTGTTCATGATGTCGAACGGTCGGATCGAGGAGCATTTGCCTTGA
- a CDS encoding PAS domain-containing sensor histidine kinase, whose protein sequence is MARADAANACVQSDSIKGLAQSIAKPAYHRLLIAEPALRRAVPTLIIAFLITICLGAFVQVVDQTRQKRLVIQNDISFLAELLAERIDRGTSTRQERLKTIENLPTLLPDMIPSRARVSGRHVVITSAGADRRILVRIPIDSDPAGNDRLLDAITTAQLLAAPPRDNDVSNMTLPNGNAAMATSRSIKSLPGLVTVIQERNEPIWGSDAALSVTLSATTGFVVLILGFAFHWQSTRAREGDLINDAVRGRIDTALNRGRCGLWDWDLSRGRIFWSQSMFSMLGLDGRNELLTFGEVNALVKSDDIDLFEIADQLISEKIDHIDQTFRMQHVDGHWIWLRVRCERTGGAGDSGVHLIGIAVDITEQKSLAERTVEADLRLRDAIETIPEAFVLWDAGDRLVLCNSHFQRLHKLPDTAVIPGTSYETVLEVGRMPEVRTRHNETASQGPGARTFEAQLDDGSWLHISERRTKDGGYVSVGTDITRIKEHEQKLVDNDLRLRATVIDLKRSQAALERQAVELADLAEKYQREKTRAEEANQTKSKFLANMSHELRTPLNAIIGFSDIMGSGMFGELGSEKYQEYCNDILTSGHYLLEVINDILDMSKIEAGRMKLDMEELDLSRTLAESLRVVSGRAQDKHLTLDADIEKSISVVADRRATKQIVVNLLSNAVKFTPDGGRIVVRSRQLEDRIVLMIADTGIGIAPHSLARLGRPFEQVESQLTKTYHGSGLGLAIARSLTQLHGGSMRLRSRLEVGTVVRVTLPRDAVKAASGISAAA, encoded by the coding sequence ATGGCGCGTGCAGACGCCGCGAACGCGTGCGTCCAATCCGATTCGATCAAGGGATTGGCGCAATCGATCGCGAAACCTGCCTATCATCGGCTCTTGATCGCAGAGCCGGCGCTGCGACGCGCCGTGCCGACGCTCATCATCGCCTTCCTCATCACGATCTGCCTCGGCGCATTCGTCCAGGTCGTCGATCAGACGCGCCAGAAGCGCCTGGTGATCCAGAACGACATTTCATTCCTCGCCGAACTGCTCGCCGAGCGCATCGACCGCGGCACCTCAACTCGGCAGGAGCGGCTGAAGACCATCGAGAACCTGCCGACGCTGCTGCCCGACATGATCCCGTCCCGAGCCAGAGTTTCGGGCCGCCATGTCGTGATCACCTCGGCCGGCGCCGACCGCCGCATCCTCGTCCGCATTCCGATCGACAGCGATCCCGCCGGCAACGACCGCCTGCTCGATGCGATTACCACCGCGCAGCTGCTCGCTGCGCCGCCGCGCGACAATGACGTCTCCAACATGACGCTGCCCAACGGCAACGCGGCGATGGCGACCTCGCGATCAATCAAGTCGTTGCCGGGCCTCGTTACCGTGATCCAGGAGCGCAACGAGCCGATCTGGGGATCGGACGCGGCGCTGTCGGTGACGCTATCGGCGACCACCGGCTTCGTCGTCCTGATCCTCGGCTTTGCCTTCCACTGGCAGTCGACCCGCGCCCGCGAAGGCGACCTCATCAACGATGCCGTGCGCGGCCGCATCGACACCGCCCTCAACCGCGGTCGCTGTGGCCTGTGGGACTGGGACCTGTCGCGCGGCCGGATCTTCTGGTCGCAATCGATGTTCTCAATGCTGGGCCTGGACGGCCGCAACGAGCTGCTCACCTTCGGCGAGGTCAACGCGCTGGTGAAGTCGGACGACATCGACCTGTTCGAGATCGCCGATCAGCTCATCTCCGAGAAGATCGACCACATCGACCAGACCTTCCGCATGCAGCATGTCGACGGCCACTGGATCTGGCTCCGCGTCCGCTGCGAACGGACCGGGGGAGCGGGCGATTCCGGCGTGCACCTGATCGGCATTGCGGTCGACATCACGGAGCAAAAGAGCCTCGCCGAGCGGACCGTGGAAGCCGACCTTCGGCTGCGCGACGCGATCGAGACCATTCCCGAAGCCTTCGTGCTATGGGACGCGGGCGACCGCCTCGTGCTCTGCAATTCGCATTTCCAGCGCCTGCACAAGCTCCCCGACACGGCCGTGATCCCCGGCACCTCCTACGAGACCGTGCTCGAAGTCGGCCGCATGCCGGAGGTCCGCACCCGCCACAACGAGACCGCAAGCCAGGGGCCGGGCGCGCGCACCTTCGAGGCCCAGCTCGACGACGGCAGCTGGCTGCATATCAGCGAGCGCCGCACCAAGGACGGCGGCTACGTCTCGGTCGGCACCGACATCACCCGGATCAAGGAGCACGAGCAGAAGCTCGTCGACAACGATCTGCGCCTGCGCGCCACCGTCATCGACCTGAAGCGCTCGCAGGCAGCCCTCGAGCGCCAGGCCGTCGAGCTTGCCGATCTCGCCGAGAAGTATCAGCGCGAGAAGACCCGCGCCGAGGAAGCCAACCAGACCAAGTCGAAATTCCTCGCCAATATGAGCCACGAGCTGCGCACCCCGCTCAACGCGATCATCGGCTTCTCCGACATCATGGGCTCGGGCATGTTCGGCGAGCTGGGCAGCGAGAAGTATCAGGAATATTGCAACGACATCCTGACCAGCGGGCACTATCTGCTCGAGGTCATCAACGACATCCTCGACATGTCCAAGATCGAGGCGGGCCGCATGAAGCTCGACATGGAAGAGCTCGATCTGTCGCGGACCCTGGCCGAATCCCTGCGCGTTGTCTCCGGGCGGGCCCAGGACAAGCATTTGACGCTGGACGCCGACATCGAGAAATCCATCTCCGTCGTTGCCGACCGCCGCGCCACCAAGCAGATCGTCGTCAACCTGCTGTCCAACGCGGTGAAGTTCACGCCGGACGGCGGGCGCATCGTGGTGCGCAGCCGGCAGCTCGAGGACAGGATCGTGCTGATGATCGCCGACACCGGTATCGGCATCGCGCCGCACTCGCTGGCGCGGCTCGGACGTCCATTCGAGCAGGTCGAGAGCCAGCTCACCAAGACCTATCACGGCTCCGGCCTCGGCCTTGCGATCGCCCGCTCGCTGACGCAGCTCCACGGCGGCTCGATGCGGCTCCGCTCCAGGCTCGAAGTCGGCACTGTCGTCCGCGTGACGCTGCCGCGCGATGCCGTCAAGGCGGCGTCGGGGATCTCCGCTGCGGCCTGA